A single region of the Lycium barbarum isolate Lr01 chromosome 2, ASM1917538v2, whole genome shotgun sequence genome encodes:
- the LOC132624018 gene encoding uncharacterized protein LOC132624018, which produces MGKEKTLSKSRTMAPRMVANFRRSLSFPNHPNHSNKPKKSFHVRSASLPCRSHPLISQLKDDLNGLKTWACKPENRTCAWLCDGLSQLKVVHESLDDLLQLPQTRESLHGHSDLVEKLLDDFLHFVDVYGIFQTLILTFKEEHLAAQVGVRRKDESKIASYAKALRKMAKEMDKLASNVQCIGKYIVPQECVPVPDGDAELAEVMKDIIEVTLLVSIALFNGLAVSMAFPKPSCSWIGLGMKTKKVKENEAIVEFVEMGFENLLRKNKGGEEVKIVSKKMHELEDCICGIENGGDKVFRSLINARVSLLNVFTQ; this is translated from the exons ATGGGAAAAGAAAAAACACTATCAAAATCAAGAACAATGGCTCCAAGAATGGTGGCCAATTTCCGTAGATCtctttcatttccaaatcatccaAACCATTCAAACAAGCCCAAAAAATCCTTCCACGTCAGATCCGCTAGTCTTCCATGTCGATCTCATCCATTAATTTCTCAGCTCAAAGATGACCTCAACGGGCTCAAAACATGGGCTTGTAAGCCCGAAAACCGCACTTGTGCTTGGCTTTGTGATGGGCTGAGTCAACTTAAAGTTGTTCATGAGAGTCTGGATGATCTGCTTCAACTTCCACAAACACGTGAATCTTTACATGGTCATTCTGATTTGGTCGAGAAGCTTCTAGATGATTTCCTTCACTTTGTTGATGTTTATGGAATCTTCCAAACGTTGATACTCACCTTCAAGGAAGAACATTTAGCAGCTCAG GTAGGTGTGAGGCGCAAAGATGAATCCAAGATTGCTTCTTACGCGAAAGCTTTGAGAAAAATGGCTAAAGAAATGGATAAACTGGCGTCCAACGTGCAATGCATTGGGAAATATATCGTGCCTCAAGAATGTGTACCAGTGCCTGATGGAGATGCAGAGCTAGCAGAAGTGATGAAAGACATTATAGAAGTGACACTATTAGTTTCTATTGCACTTTTCAATGGACTTGCAGTATCAATGGCATTTCCAAAACCATCTTGCTCATGGATCGGATTAGGAATGAAGACAAAGAAAGTGAAAGAAAATGAGGCAATTGTGGAATTTGTAGAAATGGGATTCGAGAATTTATTGAGAAAAAATAAAGGGGGTGAAGAAGTGAAGATCGTGtctaagaaaatgcatgaattgGAAGATTGCATTTGTGGAATTGAAAATGGTGGAGACAAAGTGTTTAGGAGTTTAATTAATGCTAGAGTTTCATTGCTCAATGTATTCACACAGTAG